In Candidatus Zixiibacteriota bacterium, the genomic stretch CTGTCTTAGTCGTGTGGACTACACCGAAGTTGCTCCTCCACCAGACAGCATTGTCGTGAGCAGCACTGATCGTCTCTGCTCCCACCGTCAAAGGAGACTCTTCGCTAATGGATCTGACGATGAACCCTCACGTGGCCACAGGCTACAAGAGCGGTTCGCAGATCGCAAGGCGCATGACCGAAGACTGGTGCTTGAGGAATGTCTACTGCGCGGCCTGTGACACCGACCGGCTGGACGCTACCCTCCCGAACACGCGCGCATACGATTTCTCTTGCGGCAGTTGTGGAGCCCGGTATCAGCTGAAGGCAGGCATTCGATGGAATGAGCGCCGTGTTCCCGACGCGGCCTACGATACGATGGTTCAAGCGATCCAGCACGATACGACCCCGAACCTTCTTCTGCTTCAATACACTGCAGCCTGGACCGTCAGGAACCTCATGTTGGTGCCACGCTTCTTCCTGAATCTGTCGTGCATAGAGAAGAGAAAGCCCCTCGGCGCCAGCGCGCGTCGGGCTGGGTGGGTTGGGTGCAATATCTGTCTGACCTCGATTGCCCCGGAGGGGAAACTCCCTGTCGTCGACAGAGGCAGAGTCCTGGATGCCGCCCAGGTCCGGGATATGTATGGTCTGGTGCGTCCCCTGTCTACCCTTACGCCAAAGCGTAGAGGGTGGACGGTGGATGTTCTACGGTGCGTTCACTCCTTGGGCGGCCCGTCATTCGAACTTGCCGACGTGTATGCTTTTGAGTCCCAGATGGCCGCACTCTATCCTGGTAATCGGAACGTGCGTGCGAAGATGAGGCAACAATTGCAGGAGTTGCGTGACATGGGGCTGATCTCTTTCTTGGGGGGCGGACGGTACAGATTCGCTCACTCCCGCTGACAGGGCGCAGATTCAACGCTAGCGACAATTGGTTCGAGGACCTCGTTCCTCCGAGGGACATGGTCCCCTGAGCTCTCGTATCGACGACAGGCGATATCGGGCACCTTGGAATGAAGGGAGATGTCGACCGGGAGTCCGCCACATACCCTCCAAGCCCCCGGCGACAATCGAGTGGGAATGAGCCGCCGAGCGAGATTGTGACAACCTCGGCCGCCGGTGATGAATTTCGGCTTGACTCTCCTGCTGAATTGGAAAAATACTTGTGTTTCGACCCGGTCGGGCTTGCAAGTCTCGTCACAAGATTGCAGACCGGCCGGATGCCGATTGTGGGCCAAGGCCAACGGGGAATGGACGGTGAAGAAACCCGCGGCCGAGAGGGCCGGGCGATCGATGCGGCCCGTCGGTCTGCTGACCGCGATTCCATTCGTGCTCTTGGTTGGGCCGCTGATTGGGTATTTCGTCGGCGACTGGCTGGATCGAAAATGGGGAACTTCCCCGTACCTGATGGTCCTTCTGATTGTTCTGGGATTCGTGGCCGCAGGAAGGGAAGTCTGGGGACTGATCAAGCGCGCCGCGCGCGATCAGGAGAACGAGTGAGACGGTAGCCACGGCGCGATGGACCTGGAGTTTCTGAAGCGGATCGGTCGAACGACAGCAGCGCTGGGAGCGCTGGTTTTCGTTTTTGCCGCCGTCTACTACCGCGTCGATTTCGCGCTCGGCGTGCTCGTCGGCTGCCTTTGGGGCGTCGCGAATTTCGCGGCACTTGCGGGCGTGCTAACCGCCACCATCCGGCCCGGTGGCGTGGATCGGCGGCGCGCGCTGATTCTGGCGACCGTGAAGTTCCCCGCCCTCTACGGAGTCGGCTATCTCATACTCCACAGCGGCTGGTTCGGCCCCATCCCATTGCTGGCCGGTTTTTCCTTGCTGTTTTTCGTGACTTTGCTGAAGGCCTTGGGACGTTTGTATCTGAAACTCGATGAGCGGACATCGACTTCGCCGGCGAAAGCGGTCTCGCGCTGATGTTTTCCCCACTGGCGATCATCGGTCCTCCCCTGCTGGCGACGGTGTCGCACGGCGGCGATCATGCCGCACCCGCCTCCGGGGCGCCGGAATTGCCCAATGTCATCACGCTTCTGTCGGCGCGTCTCCATGAGTCGCCTGTGATCGCGTTTCTCCATCAATGGGAAAACGTGATCTTCGCCTTCGTGGTGGCGATCGGTCTCTCGCTTCTGTCGCGGCTGGCGACACGGCGCATGACCATGGTGCCGCGGCCGCTGCAAAATGTCTTCGAGATGGTCGTGCAGGGGCTCGATGACTTCTTCGCCGGGATTCTCGGGCCGGAGGGACGGCGCTTCACGCCCTTCCTCGGCACGCTCTTCATCTATATCTGGTGCATGAACCTCTTCGGCCTGGTCCCCGGCATGATGTCGCCGACCGGCGGCAAGAACGGGATCAACACGACGATCGCGCTGGCCGTCTGCGTCTTTCTCTATGTCCAGTATGCCGGCATGAAGAAGCTCGGAATCGGCGGCTATGTCGATCATCTCATGGGAACCCCCCGCAGCGTCATCCAGTGGGTGCTTGTCCCTCTGAATCTCCCGGTCCACATCATCGGCGAGCTCGCCAAGCCGTTGTCGCTCTCGTTGCGTCTTTTCGGCAACATCACCGGAGAGGATGTTCTCCTGGCGGCGTTTGTCGGTCTCGGCGTCGCCTGCACGGCGTTCCTGCACATTCCCTTCGGCGTACCGCTGGAGTTGCCGTTCATCTTCCTGGCGTTGCTGACCGGAACAATACAGGCCTTGGTCTTCACATTGCTGTCCACCGTCTATTTCTCGATGATGGTGAGCGGCCACGAGGAGCACGAAGGGCACGAACACTGACAGGGTAATGGACAGCATGTATCTTGTGCATCGACACCATCACTGCTGTCATCCTGAGCGACTCGTCCCGAGCGAAGCCGAGGGAAGCGATGGATCTGCCGTTCTTCCGGCTGTGAAAACGCAACGGGACACCTGTGCCGGTCATAGTGTTCTGTGGGATTGCAGATAGTGTGATTGTTTGTATAACGCTGGTTCAAAGCAGAAAGAGGAGAGGCACAATGGACTTCAAGACCGCACTGTCGTTTGCCCTGCCATTCGGTCTCGCCCTGGCGGCCATCGGGTCGGGCCTGGGGTTGGGGCGCGCCGTCGCGGCGGCGATGGATGCCATGGGACGCCAGCCGGAGGCCGCCGGCAAGATCCAGACCGGCATGATCATCGGCTGCGCCCTGATTGAAGCGCTCACCATCTACGCGCTGGTGGCGTTCTTCATCCTCCAGGGGCGAATCGTCTGATTGTCGGCGATCGTGACGCGTGCTCGGGTCGTGGTCCGGTCCGGGCGGCGGTGCCGTGGACCGGGCCCGGGAGAGCAGAGGCACCATGAACGTTGATATTCAGCAGATCATCACTCATATCATCGGCTTTCTGATTGCGCTGTGGATTCTCCGGCGGTATGCGTGGAAGCCGCTGTTGGGGATTCTCGAACAGCGGCGGCAGAAGATCCAATCCGACTTCGATGCCGCCGCCGAGAAACGCCGCGAGGCCGAGGCCGCCGCGGCAGAGTACGCGGCGCACCTCAGGGACATCGAGGCCGAGGCGAGGGCCAAGGTCCAGGAGGCGATCGCCGATGGCCGTCGGATCGCCGGCGAAATCCGCGAGGAGGCCCGGGCCGAGGCCCACAAGATCATCGACAAGGGCCGCGCCGATCTGCAGCAGGAACTGGCCAAGGCGCAGGTCGCGCTGAAGGAACAGATCGTCGGCATGACGATCACCGCCGCGGAGCGGGTCATCCGACGCTCGCTGGACGAGGAAGGCCACCGTCGGCTGGTGGCCGGTTTCATCAATGAACTGGAGCAGCAGAGCTCGCGCCCGGCGTGATGCACGCGGACGAGTTTGATGATCATGGAGTCACGGGTCGCCAAGAAATACGGCACGGCGCTGTTCGCGTTGGCGCAATCGCGCGG encodes the following:
- a CDS encoding AtpZ/AtpI family protein, yielding MKKPAAERAGRSMRPVGLLTAIPFVLLVGPLIGYFVGDWLDRKWGTSPYLMVLLIVLGFVAAGREVWGLIKRAARDQENE
- the atpE gene encoding ATP synthase F0 subunit C translates to MDFKTALSFALPFGLALAAIGSGLGLGRAVAAAMDAMGRQPEAAGKIQTGMIIGCALIEALTIYALVAFFILQGRIV
- the atpF gene encoding F0F1 ATP synthase subunit B, whose translation is MNVDIQQIITHIIGFLIALWILRRYAWKPLLGILEQRRQKIQSDFDAAAEKRREAEAAAAEYAAHLRDIEAEARAKVQEAIADGRRIAGEIREEARAEAHKIIDKGRADLQQELAKAQVALKEQIVGMTITAAERVIRRSLDEEGHRRLVAGFINELEQQSSRPA
- the atpB gene encoding F0F1 ATP synthase subunit A, whose protein sequence is MFSPLAIIGPPLLATVSHGGDHAAPASGAPELPNVITLLSARLHESPVIAFLHQWENVIFAFVVAIGLSLLSRLATRRMTMVPRPLQNVFEMVVQGLDDFFAGILGPEGRRFTPFLGTLFIYIWCMNLFGLVPGMMSPTGGKNGINTTIALAVCVFLYVQYAGMKKLGIGGYVDHLMGTPRSVIQWVLVPLNLPVHIIGELAKPLSLSLRLFGNITGEDVLLAAFVGLGVACTAFLHIPFGVPLELPFIFLALLTGTIQALVFTLLSTVYFSMMVSGHEEHEGHEH
- a CDS encoding DpnI domain-containing protein — protein: MNPHVATGYKSGSQIARRMTEDWCLRNVYCAACDTDRLDATLPNTRAYDFSCGSCGARYQLKAGIRWNERRVPDAAYDTMVQAIQHDTTPNLLLLQYTAAWTVRNLMLVPRFFLNLSCIEKRKPLGASARRAGWVGCNICLTSIAPEGKLPVVDRGRVLDAAQVRDMYGLVRPLSTLTPKRRGWTVDVLRCVHSLGGPSFELADVYAFESQMAALYPGNRNVRAKMRQQLQELRDMGLISFLGGGRYRFAHSR